A stretch of Sandaracinaceae bacterium DNA encodes these proteins:
- a CDS encoding YqgE/AlgH family protein, translating into MADSIAPGFLVAAPALRDPNFVRSVVVIVEHGDDGSLGFVVNRPAPVSFEQVSELLGLDMDDDIADRTPVYTGGPVAPQSGWILFDPEAVDPDVLEDAVQISDRVAVSASRRLLDSIAGGEGPERRLLALGYAGWAAGQLDGEFSRGVWIPVDLDDEILFETPAEDRWYAALTSAGIDPARMSGGGGFSA; encoded by the coding sequence GTGGCGGATTCGATCGCCCCCGGCTTTCTCGTCGCGGCTCCGGCGCTCCGCGACCCGAACTTCGTCCGCTCGGTGGTCGTCATCGTCGAGCACGGTGACGACGGCTCGCTGGGCTTCGTGGTCAACCGCCCGGCGCCGGTCTCGTTCGAGCAGGTGAGCGAGCTGCTCGGCCTGGACATGGACGACGACATCGCGGACAGGACGCCCGTCTACACCGGCGGGCCCGTCGCCCCCCAGTCGGGGTGGATCCTGTTCGACCCGGAGGCGGTCGATCCCGACGTGCTCGAGGACGCGGTCCAGATCAGCGATCGCGTGGCCGTCAGCGCGTCACGGAGGCTGCTCGACAGCATCGCGGGCGGCGAAGGCCCGGAGCGACGCCTGCTCGCGCTCGGCTACGCCGGCTGGGCGGCAGGTCAGCTCGACGGCGAGTTCAGCCGTGGGGTCTGGATCCCGGTCGACCTGGACGACGAGATCCTCTTCGAGACGCCGGCGGAGGACCGCTGGTACGCCGCGTTGACGAGCGCCGGGATCGATCCGGCCCGCATGAGCGGCGGCGGCGGCTTCAGCGCCTGA
- a CDS encoding CPBP family intramembrane glutamic endopeptidase has translation MSRRRILLSTVAVYATLTVIGVGWAAFRGRPQVLLYPEPWIALDAPWRHLASLAGGALVAGITLGLTRLWVRRFRWARRLHVSFREVLGALDRRTVLGVALASGIGEEVFFRGALQPSLGYVLTAILFGVVHVAPRKDLWPWTLWALVMGFVLGGLHAATGSLLGPIVAHVWINYANLGFIVDHDPRAPRPDPSAAPRLVHRRERR, from the coding sequence GTGAGTCGACGACGTATCCTTCTCAGCACGGTCGCGGTCTACGCCACCCTGACCGTGATCGGCGTCGGGTGGGCGGCGTTCCGCGGCCGCCCGCAGGTCCTCCTCTACCCGGAGCCCTGGATCGCGCTCGATGCCCCGTGGCGACATCTGGCCTCGCTCGCGGGCGGCGCGCTGGTCGCGGGGATCACGCTCGGCCTGACCCGGCTGTGGGTGCGGCGCTTCCGCTGGGCGCGCCGCCTCCACGTGTCCTTCCGGGAGGTGCTCGGCGCGCTCGACCGGCGGACGGTCCTGGGGGTCGCCCTGGCGAGCGGGATCGGCGAGGAGGTCTTCTTCCGCGGCGCCCTGCAGCCCAGCCTCGGCTACGTGCTGACGGCGATCCTCTTCGGCGTGGTGCACGTGGCGCCTCGCAAAGATCTGTGGCCGTGGACGCTCTGGGCGCTGGTCATGGGCTTCGTGCTCGGGGGGCTGCACGCGGCGACCGGCTCGCTGCTCGGCCCCATCGTCGCGCACGTGTGGATCAACTACGCCAACCTCGGCTTCATCGTCGATCACGATCCCCGCGCCCCGCGCCCCGATCCGAGCGCCGCGCCGCGCCTGGTGCACCGCCGCGAGCGGCGCTGA
- a CDS encoding response regulator, with protein MEYHSQEDAPRVLVVDDEKVIREILADFLSMEGFFVRTAEDGSAALVELSRHHYDLVLSDLKMPNMGGLELLAAISKHAPNVVTVIMTGFGTVETAIDAMKRGAYDYILKPFKVEEVVHTIRRGLEKRKLQAENLRLKEALSLYKVSEAIAASLSLDEVMRTVTDSAIHEVDADQVMVLLADGEGGFYERACELHPDFRPRTGVGQLDVIALGEYFVQDRPLRVHGTETKKYLADVPDDLTPHSLIATPLSMRQRTLGYLAVVSYTRGKKFDEGQRKMLRMVGNRAAAAIENARLYEDLKATFQQTIKGLASAIDKMDRYTAGHSERVAAYAQILAIKLGLGEEEVEIVRQAALMHDIGKIGCVMNLNKPGKLSQEEYEIFKKHPGYGKDILEPITFLHPLIPGVHLHHERFDGRGYPLGMKAQEIPLIARIISVADTYDAMTSDRAYRKALPHEVAVNEILRCSGSQFDPDCAHPFHEAIEAVREERTERGESIPE; from the coding sequence ATGGAATACCACAGCCAGGAAGACGCGCCGCGGGTCCTCGTCGTGGACGACGAGAAGGTGATCCGCGAGATCCTCGCCGACTTTCTCTCCATGGAGGGGTTCTTCGTCCGGACCGCGGAGGACGGGAGCGCGGCCCTGGTGGAGCTGTCGCGCCACCACTACGACCTCGTCCTCAGCGATCTGAAGATGCCCAACATGGGCGGGCTCGAGCTGCTCGCGGCGATCAGCAAGCACGCGCCCAACGTCGTGACCGTGATCATGACCGGCTTCGGCACGGTCGAGACCGCGATCGACGCCATGAAGCGCGGCGCGTACGACTACATCCTCAAGCCCTTCAAGGTGGAGGAGGTCGTGCACACCATCCGCCGCGGGCTCGAGAAGCGGAAGCTCCAGGCGGAGAACCTCCGCCTCAAGGAGGCGCTCTCGCTCTACAAGGTGAGCGAGGCCATCGCGGCGAGCCTCTCGCTCGACGAGGTGATGCGCACCGTGACCGACTCCGCCATCCACGAGGTGGACGCGGACCAGGTCATGGTGCTCCTGGCGGACGGGGAGGGCGGCTTCTACGAGCGCGCCTGCGAGCTCCACCCGGACTTCCGCCCCCGCACCGGCGTGGGGCAGCTCGACGTCATCGCCCTGGGCGAGTACTTCGTGCAGGACCGCCCCCTGCGGGTGCACGGCACGGAGACCAAGAAGTACCTCGCGGACGTGCCGGACGACCTGACCCCGCACTCGCTGATCGCCACGCCGCTGAGCATGCGCCAGCGCACCCTCGGCTATCTCGCGGTGGTCAGCTACACGCGCGGCAAGAAGTTCGACGAGGGGCAGCGCAAGATGCTCCGCATGGTCGGCAACCGCGCCGCGGCGGCGATCGAGAACGCGCGCCTCTACGAGGACCTCAAGGCGACGTTCCAGCAGACGATCAAGGGGCTCGCGAGCGCCATCGACAAGATGGACCGCTACACGGCGGGCCACAGCGAGCGCGTCGCGGCCTACGCGCAGATCCTCGCCATCAAGCTCGGGCTCGGCGAGGAGGAGGTCGAGATCGTGCGCCAGGCGGCGCTGATGCACGACATCGGCAAGATCGGCTGCGTGATGAACCTGAACAAGCCGGGGAAGCTCAGCCAGGAAGAGTACGAGATCTTCAAGAAGCACCCCGGCTACGGCAAGGACATCCTCGAGCCGATCACCTTCCTCCACCCGCTGATCCCGGGGGTGCACCTTCACCACGAGCGCTTCGACGGCCGCGGCTACCCGCTCGGCATGAAGGCCCAGGAGATCCCGCTGATCGCGCGCATCATCAGCGTCGCGGACACCTACGACGCGATGACCAGCGACCGCGCCTACCGCAAGGCCCTGCCGCACGAGGTCGCGGTCAACGAGATCCTCCGCTGCAGCGGCTCCCAGTTCGATCCCGACTGCGCGCACCCCTTCCACGAGGCCATCGAGGCCGTCCGGGAAGAGCGCACCGAGCGGGGCGAGTCGATCCCCGAGTAG
- a CDS encoding deoxynucleoside kinase: MTGRVFLAVAGNIGSGKTTLTRRLVERLEMSGLYEDTADNPYLADFYGDMRRWAMALQLRFLGVRVAQTRDHVERGVSTIQDRTCYEDAEIFAKNLHQRGDMDARDWETYALIAEQLLGGLDAPDLLVYLRRSPESCRRLIARRGRDYEATIPADYLADLGARYDAWFEAYARGPKLLVRAEEHDFLNSEADLETLVGRIVEALPQRPLPFG; encoded by the coding sequence GTGACGGGACGCGTGTTCCTGGCGGTCGCGGGCAACATCGGCTCGGGCAAGACCACTCTCACCCGACGGCTCGTCGAGCGGCTCGAGATGAGCGGCTTGTACGAGGACACCGCGGACAACCCCTACCTCGCCGACTTCTACGGCGACATGCGGCGCTGGGCGATGGCGCTGCAGCTGCGCTTCCTGGGCGTGCGCGTGGCGCAGACGCGCGATCACGTCGAGCGCGGGGTCAGCACGATCCAGGATCGCACCTGCTACGAGGACGCGGAGATCTTCGCGAAGAACCTGCACCAGCGGGGCGACATGGATGCGCGCGACTGGGAGACCTATGCGCTGATCGCGGAGCAGCTCCTGGGGGGCCTCGACGCGCCGGATCTGCTCGTCTACCTGCGTCGGTCGCCGGAGAGCTGTCGCCGGTTGATCGCGCGGCGCGGGCGGGACTACGAGGCGACCATCCCGGCCGACTATCTGGCCGATCTGGGCGCGCGCTACGACGCGTGGTTCGAGGCGTACGCCCGGGGCCCCAAGCTCCTCGTGCGCGCCGAGGAGCACGACTTCCTCAACAGCGAGGCGGACCTCGAGACGCTGGTCGGGCGGATCGTGGAGGCGCTGCCCCAGCGGCCGCTACCCTTCGGCTGA
- a CDS encoding GGDEF domain-containing protein, producing the protein MQDSDIKTRVTPLEELRPQRSGQDCLVVIYSNDQRQFGKRYVLGDEPLTVGRGQENRLVLDNDSVSRRHCRVEKRNSAWYVVDLDSTNGTYVNDEQVTEYPLRRADQVKIGDTIVKFLSGTDLEAQYHETIYNMTIVDGLTQIHNKRYLMETLEREIPRARRHQRPLSVVMFDIDHFKHINDNYGHLAGDYVLKELASLVKSRLRPDDVLGRYGGEEFAAALPETSLAGGASIAEDLRRRIEERAFVFEGETIPVTVSLGCAELTGEMDVLGLIKAADEKLYEAKRGGRNRVAC; encoded by the coding sequence GTGCAAGACTCCGACATCAAAACGCGCGTAACCCCTCTGGAAGAGCTTCGGCCCCAGAGGAGCGGACAGGATTGCCTGGTCGTCATCTACTCGAACGACCAGCGGCAGTTCGGCAAGCGCTACGTGCTCGGAGACGAGCCCCTGACGGTCGGGCGCGGCCAGGAGAACCGCCTCGTGCTCGACAACGACAGCGTGTCGCGCCGTCACTGCCGGGTCGAGAAGCGCAACTCCGCCTGGTACGTCGTCGACCTCGACTCGACGAACGGCACCTACGTCAACGACGAGCAGGTGACCGAGTACCCCCTGCGCCGGGCCGACCAGGTCAAGATCGGCGACACGATCGTGAAGTTCCTCTCCGGTACGGACCTCGAGGCCCAGTACCACGAGACGATCTACAACATGACGATCGTCGACGGGCTCACGCAGATCCACAACAAGCGGTATCTGATGGAGACGCTCGAGCGCGAGATCCCGCGCGCCCGCCGCCACCAGCGCCCGCTCTCGGTGGTCATGTTCGACATCGACCACTTCAAGCACATCAACGACAACTACGGCCACCTGGCCGGTGACTACGTGCTCAAGGAGCTGGCGAGCCTGGTGAAGAGCCGCCTGCGCCCGGACGACGTGCTCGGTCGCTACGGCGGCGAGGAGTTCGCGGCCGCGTTGCCCGAGACCTCGCTCGCGGGCGGCGCCTCGATCGCCGAGGACCTCCGCCGCCGGATCGAGGAGCGCGCGTTCGTGTTCGAGGGTGAGACCATCCCCGTGACCGTCAGCCTCGGCTGCGCGGAGCTGACGGGCGAGATGGACGTGCTCGGCCTCATCAAGGCCGCCGACGAGAAGCTCTACGAAGCGAAGCGCGGCGGCCGCAACCGCGTCGCCTGCTGA
- a CDS encoding acyl-CoA dehydrogenase family protein, whose product MSAEDRSFMKSLFHGLIEENLVFPYPEMQPEEKENVTLILDNIRKFADSEVDAAKIDREHHIPDELLSKMKELGLFGLTIAEEHGGFGLSATAYARVMQEMGAIDASLAVTMGAHQSIGLKGILLFGTDAQKAQYLPSLATGEKVAAFALTEPGAGSDAASITTRAELSDDGTHYLLNGSKIWITNGAYADVFTVFARTSAPDPGVKPRITALIVDRTEGLTHGPAEDKLGIRGSSTTEIFFDNVKVPVENVLGEPGRGFKVAMQVLNSGRLGLASGCVGASKKLIQMSTERVQERKAFGRPIGEFGMIKEKIARMTAETYALESMTYLTTGLIDEGVHDYSLESAICKVYGSETLWYVVNQTLQIAAGIGYMAEYPYERMLRDARINLIFEGTNEILRAFIALSGMQSPGKQLAEVAKAMREPIKGFGILQDFAIHKARSLVRRERLERVHPALRAEAVFFEEAAAELAQRSEQVLRKHGRDIAEMQFVQKRIADVAIDLYALASVLSRTTRAIEQKGESGAQRELNLTNAFAILAKGRLDDRLGNMERDSDELLKAIAGQTYEDGGYPFDIV is encoded by the coding sequence ATGAGCGCCGAAGACCGCAGCTTCATGAAGTCCCTGTTCCATGGGCTCATCGAGGAGAACCTCGTGTTCCCCTATCCCGAGATGCAGCCCGAGGAGAAGGAGAACGTCACCCTCATCCTGGACAACATCCGGAAGTTCGCCGACAGCGAGGTGGACGCGGCCAAGATCGACCGCGAGCACCACATTCCGGACGAGCTGCTGTCGAAGATGAAGGAGCTGGGGCTCTTCGGCCTGACCATCGCCGAGGAGCACGGCGGCTTCGGGCTGAGCGCGACCGCGTACGCGCGCGTGATGCAGGAGATGGGCGCCATCGACGCCTCCCTCGCCGTCACGATGGGCGCGCACCAGTCCATCGGCCTCAAGGGCATCCTGCTCTTCGGCACGGACGCGCAGAAGGCGCAGTACCTCCCGTCGCTCGCCACGGGCGAGAAGGTGGCGGCGTTCGCGCTCACCGAGCCCGGCGCGGGCAGCGACGCGGCGTCGATCACCACCCGCGCGGAGCTGTCCGACGACGGCACGCACTACCTCCTGAACGGCTCGAAGATCTGGATCACCAACGGGGCGTACGCGGACGTCTTCACCGTCTTCGCGCGCACCAGCGCCCCCGACCCCGGCGTGAAGCCGCGCATCACCGCGCTCATCGTCGATCGCACCGAGGGGCTCACGCACGGCCCCGCCGAGGACAAGCTCGGCATCCGCGGCTCGAGCACGACCGAGATCTTCTTCGACAACGTGAAGGTCCCCGTCGAGAACGTGCTCGGGGAGCCGGGGCGCGGCTTCAAGGTCGCGATGCAGGTGCTCAACAGCGGCCGGCTCGGGCTCGCGTCCGGCTGCGTGGGCGCCTCGAAGAAGCTCATCCAGATGAGCACCGAGCGCGTGCAGGAGCGAAAGGCCTTCGGCCGACCCATCGGCGAGTTCGGGATGATCAAGGAGAAGATCGCCCGCATGACGGCCGAGACCTACGCGCTCGAGTCGATGACCTACCTGACCACGGGGCTCATCGACGAGGGCGTGCACGACTACTCGCTCGAGAGCGCGATCTGCAAGGTCTACGGCTCCGAGACGCTCTGGTACGTGGTCAACCAGACCCTCCAGATCGCGGCCGGCATCGGCTACATGGCCGAGTACCCGTACGAGCGCATGCTCCGCGACGCGCGCATCAACCTGATCTTCGAGGGCACCAACGAGATCCTGCGCGCGTTCATCGCGCTCAGCGGGATGCAGAGCCCGGGCAAGCAGCTCGCCGAGGTCGCCAAGGCGATGCGCGAGCCGATCAAGGGCTTCGGCATCCTGCAGGACTTCGCCATCCACAAGGCGCGGAGCCTCGTCCGCCGCGAGCGCCTCGAGCGCGTGCACCCCGCGCTCCGCGCCGAGGCGGTCTTCTTCGAGGAGGCGGCGGCCGAGCTGGCCCAGCGCTCCGAGCAGGTCCTGCGCAAGCACGGCCGCGACATCGCGGAGATGCAGTTCGTGCAGAAGCGCATCGCCGACGTCGCCATCGACCTCTACGCGCTGGCCTCGGTCCTGAGCCGGACCACGCGCGCCATCGAGCAGAAGGGAGAGTCGGGCGCCCAGCGGGAGCTCAACCTGACCAACGCCTTCGCGATCCTCGCCAAGGGCCGGCTCGACGACCGCCTCGGCAACATGGAGCGCGACAGCGACGAGCTGCTCAAGGCGATCGCGGGGCAGACCTACGAAGACGGCGGCTATCCGTTCGACATCGTGTGA
- a CDS encoding protein phosphatase 2C domain-containing protein codes for MRIEHHGRTDTGRRDNNEDGLLALSEHGLYAVADGMGGYEGGEVASRLALASLQAYFELLGQGGLGLDESEDVALERMGLAVRIADREVTRRATGRLSKMGTTLACVVVQGTRALIAHVGDSRVYRLRDGEVERLTRDHSLVAEMEAAGLTGASQRGMPFSNIITQALGQGPDARPDLRVEELMPGDRFLLCSDGVTDALDDEAIAWALTSNEDPADAVVDASYMAGSADNITALVLTVPYARD; via the coding sequence ATGCGCATCGAGCATCACGGTCGCACCGACACGGGGCGGCGGGACAACAACGAAGACGGCCTCCTCGCCCTGTCGGAGCACGGCCTCTACGCCGTCGCGGACGGGATGGGCGGCTACGAGGGCGGAGAGGTCGCCAGCCGGCTCGCGCTCGCCAGCCTGCAGGCCTACTTCGAGCTCCTCGGGCAGGGCGGCCTCGGCCTCGACGAGTCGGAGGACGTCGCGCTCGAGCGCATGGGGCTCGCCGTGCGCATCGCCGACCGCGAAGTCACGCGCCGCGCCACCGGGCGCCTCTCCAAGATGGGCACCACCCTCGCCTGCGTCGTCGTGCAGGGCACCCGGGCGCTCATCGCCCACGTCGGCGACAGCCGCGTCTATCGGCTCCGCGACGGGGAGGTCGAGCGCCTCACCCGTGATCACTCGCTGGTGGCCGAGATGGAGGCCGCCGGCCTGACCGGCGCCTCGCAGCGCGGCATGCCCTTCTCCAACATCATCACGCAGGCCCTCGGCCAGGGCCCCGACGCGCGCCCCGACCTGCGGGTGGAGGAGCTGATGCCTGGCGACCGGTTCCTGCTCTGCTCCGACGGCGTGACCGACGCGCTCGACGACGAAGCGATCGCCTGGGCGCTGACCTCGAACGAGGATCCGGCCGACGCCGTCGTGGACGCCTCGTATATGGCGGGCAGCGCGGACAACATCACCGCCCTCGTGCTCACCGTGCCGTACGCGCGCGACTGA
- a CDS encoding HDIG domain-containing protein: MLRTRIIATTATVLVVSAVFATLMVFVNRAETFVEPFRVEAGEAAPVTLRIPWTRLMRTGDDTSSIHLEARAPIVARGEVVSEPELGSLVRAYEDGRRPPDSADLLGLWFVYFLISMMLTAYLRGLSPGRGALLRTQLGLMALTLALLLVAKVFLLLTPFPAHVVPVAAMSLWAALFLDRRTALMVGLAMAFLAASLVAFRLAVAAVYLATSITSVLVLGDKKNNARIVQSGVAAALAGAGVYVAARVIFDGGFDLGAELRSPWESALLASIVGGLVSGVVAWAASGLAVMVLGSVSRAKLVELSDLDQPLLKKIAKEAPGSWEHSRAMANLAEAAANAIGADALLTRVGAYYHDLGKSCQAKYFVENLQPGEPTPHREIPPDLSADAIMAHVVEGVNILRRGNIPEPVVEFAYTHHGTSVIEYFWHKTIEQGNPRERDESFFRYPGMRPRTKETAILMLVDSIEAASRTIDPPERDKFEEMVQRIIFVKLRQGQLDESGLTLQELRTIANQVVDSLCSIYHSRIKYPWQEKKKDGSEGGLPLPGSATEEEVAKARAEAAAREKAAAREEADESAEPEPSTTDSQPPEPRPEAP, translated from the coding sequence ATGCTTCGCACCCGGATCATCGCGACCACGGCGACCGTACTGGTCGTCAGCGCCGTGTTCGCCACCCTGATGGTCTTCGTCAACCGCGCGGAGACCTTCGTGGAGCCGTTCCGCGTCGAGGCCGGCGAGGCCGCGCCGGTCACGCTTCGGATCCCCTGGACGCGGCTGATGCGCACCGGGGACGACACCTCGTCGATCCACCTCGAGGCGCGCGCGCCGATCGTGGCCCGCGGTGAGGTCGTCTCGGAGCCCGAGCTGGGGAGCCTGGTCCGGGCCTACGAAGACGGACGGCGCCCGCCCGACAGCGCGGATCTGCTCGGGCTGTGGTTCGTCTACTTCCTCATCTCGATGATGCTCACCGCGTACCTGCGCGGGCTGAGCCCCGGGCGCGGCGCGCTGCTGCGGACGCAGCTCGGGCTGATGGCGCTGACCCTCGCGCTCCTGCTGGTGGCGAAGGTCTTCCTCCTGCTGACGCCCTTCCCCGCCCACGTCGTGCCCGTCGCGGCGATGAGCCTGTGGGCCGCGCTCTTCCTCGATCGACGGACCGCGCTGATGGTGGGGCTCGCCATGGCGTTCCTCGCCGCGTCCCTGGTCGCCTTCCGGCTCGCCGTGGCCGCCGTCTATCTCGCCACGAGCATCACGTCGGTGCTCGTCCTGGGGGACAAGAAGAACAACGCACGCATCGTGCAGTCCGGGGTCGCCGCCGCCCTGGCCGGCGCGGGGGTCTACGTGGCCGCGCGGGTGATCTTCGACGGCGGGTTCGACCTCGGCGCGGAGCTCCGCTCCCCCTGGGAGTCGGCGCTCCTCGCGTCGATCGTCGGCGGGCTGGTGAGCGGCGTCGTCGCGTGGGCCGCCTCGGGGCTCGCCGTCATGGTGCTGGGCTCGGTCAGCCGGGCGAAGCTGGTGGAGCTGTCGGATCTCGATCAACCGCTGCTCAAGAAGATCGCGAAGGAGGCGCCCGGCTCGTGGGAGCACTCGCGCGCGATGGCCAACCTCGCGGAGGCGGCCGCGAACGCGATCGGCGCCGACGCGCTCCTCACCCGCGTGGGCGCCTACTATCACGACCTCGGCAAGAGCTGTCAGGCCAAGTACTTCGTGGAGAACCTGCAGCCCGGGGAGCCGACCCCGCACCGCGAGATCCCGCCCGACCTGAGCGCCGACGCGATCATGGCCCACGTGGTGGAAGGCGTGAACATCCTGCGGCGCGGCAACATCCCCGAGCCGGTCGTGGAGTTCGCCTACACCCATCACGGCACCAGCGTCATCGAGTACTTCTGGCACAAGACCATCGAGCAAGGGAACCCGCGCGAGCGCGACGAGAGCTTCTTCCGCTACCCCGGCATGCGCCCGCGCACGAAGGAGACGGCCATCCTGATGCTCGTGGACTCCATCGAGGCGGCGTCGCGCACCATCGACCCGCCCGAGCGGGACAAGTTCGAGGAGATGGTCCAGCGCATCATCTTCGTGAAGCTGCGCCAAGGGCAGCTCGACGAGTCCGGGCTCACGCTGCAAGAGCTTCGCACCATCGCAAACCAGGTAGTCGACTCGCTCTGCAGCATCTACCACAGCCGGATCAAGTACCCCTGGCAGGAGAAGAAGAAGGACGGCTCGGAGGGCGGCCTGCCGCTCCCCGGCTCCGCCACGGAGGAGGAGGTGGCCAAGGCGCGCGCCGAGGCCGCCGCTCGTGAGAAGGCCGCCGCCCGAGAAGAGGCCGACGAGTCGGCCGAGCCGGAGCCGTCCACCACCGACAGCCAGCCCCCCGAACCCCGACCGGAGGCCCCATGA
- a CDS encoding carbohydrate-binding family 9-like protein, whose protein sequence is MRNAIVLMLTLALAGCVERAPELSPADRERLSEFVTTERPTPEHRLDVQFERGVRLIGYDAPDSLTPGESVQITWYWHVGQTLGEGWNLFTHVANADGEDVLNQDGVGVVRELYQPSRWEAGKFIRDVQPLTLPEDWGSSRAIFYVGLWNGANRLGVRRGPNDGEDRVRAFALPVTGGRAAQADPAEAPAAPTRRPPPGARAAHVEGIEIDGELDEPAWQDARATSAFVNTVDGSNTELRATAKLAWDDDHLYVAFDVRDDFVKNTLEGRDAHLWEQDAVEIMVDPDGDGRNYFELQVSPTGQVFDTRYDTRRQPQPFGHMDWNAEVRAAVHVEGTANDDEADEGYTAEVAIPWAAFAAGEPPATRPEPNANWRVALYVMDTRPGNGGQRSAGWSPTYARDFHVPDRFGRVSFAPPPAPQEEAQAAAPTPGNLRPTVQLNPQAVQALREHLANTPRDPRGRPMAPQGMQ, encoded by the coding sequence AAATGCGATTGTCCTGATGCTGACCCTGGCGCTCGCGGGATGCGTCGAGCGGGCGCCCGAGCTCTCGCCCGCCGACCGAGAGCGGCTCAGCGAGTTCGTGACCACCGAGCGCCCGACGCCGGAGCACCGCCTGGACGTGCAGTTCGAGCGCGGCGTGCGGCTGATCGGCTACGACGCCCCCGACAGCCTCACCCCCGGCGAGTCGGTCCAGATCACCTGGTACTGGCACGTCGGACAGACGCTGGGTGAGGGCTGGAACCTCTTCACCCACGTGGCCAACGCGGACGGCGAGGACGTGCTCAACCAGGACGGCGTCGGCGTGGTGCGCGAGCTGTACCAGCCGAGCCGCTGGGAGGCCGGCAAGTTCATTCGCGACGTGCAGCCCCTCACGCTGCCCGAGGACTGGGGCTCCAGCCGCGCCATCTTCTATGTCGGCCTCTGGAACGGCGCCAACCGCCTCGGCGTGCGTCGCGGACCGAACGACGGCGAGGACCGCGTGCGCGCCTTCGCGCTGCCCGTCACGGGGGGCCGCGCGGCGCAGGCGGACCCGGCCGAGGCGCCCGCCGCGCCCACGCGCAGGCCTCCCCCCGGCGCGCGCGCGGCGCACGTCGAGGGGATCGAGATCGACGGCGAGCTCGACGAGCCGGCCTGGCAGGACGCGCGCGCGACCTCCGCCTTCGTCAACACGGTGGACGGCTCGAACACCGAGCTGCGCGCGACGGCCAAGCTCGCGTGGGACGACGACCACCTCTACGTCGCCTTCGACGTGCGCGACGACTTCGTCAAGAACACGCTCGAGGGTCGCGACGCGCACCTCTGGGAGCAGGACGCGGTCGAGATCATGGTCGACCCCGACGGCGACGGCCGGAACTACTTCGAGCTGCAGGTCTCGCCCACGGGGCAGGTCTTCGACACCCGCTACGACACGCGCCGTCAGCCGCAGCCCTTCGGCCACATGGACTGGAACGCCGAGGTGCGCGCCGCCGTCCACGTCGAGGGCACGGCGAACGACGATGAGGCCGACGAGGGCTACACGGCGGAGGTCGCCATCCCGTGGGCGGCCTTCGCGGCCGGCGAGCCTCCGGCGACCCGCCCCGAGCCCAACGCCAACTGGCGCGTCGCGCTCTACGTGATGGACACGCGCCCCGGCAACGGCGGGCAGCGCAGCGCGGGCTGGTCTCCCACCTACGCCCGCGACTTCCACGTCCCGGACCGCTTCGGGCGCGTGAGCTTCGCGCCTCCGCCCGCCCCCCAGGAGGAGGCCCAGGCCGCGGCCCCGACCCCGGGCAACCTGCGTCCCACCGTGCAGCTGAACCCCCAGGCCGTCCAGGCGCTCCGCGAGCACCTCGCCAACACGCCCCGCGACCCCCGCGGCCGCCCGATGGCGCCGCAGGGCATGCAGTAG